From uncultured Methanobrevibacter sp., a single genomic window includes:
- a CDS encoding DUF5750 family protein: MLSVKVEDYGETEDQMHYVTYRASGLSEKELDFLLNNLEGETIVEDGDLLLNIFYSRKFFPFASDDAHFKLEDFIKREEIEMTYFIASFLEDMK, encoded by the coding sequence ATGTTAAGCGTTAAAGTTGAGGATTATGGAGAAACTGAAGATCAAATGCACTATGTAACTTATAGGGCATCTGGCTTAAGTGAAAAGGAATTGGATTTTTTATTGAATAACTTGGAAGGAGAAACCATAGTGGAAGATGGTGATTTGCTCCTTAATATATTCTATTCCAGAAAATTCTTCCCATTCGCTTCAGATGATGCACATTTTAAACTTGAAGATTTCATAAAAAGGGAAGAGATTGAAATGACTTATTTCATTGCAAGCTTCTTGGAAGACATGAAATGA
- the rnz gene encoding ribonuclease Z, producing the protein MEITFLGTSSAVPSKYRNHAGIILKYFKDTLLFDCGEGTQRQLTYAKISPMKIDKIFISHFHGDHILGLAGLIQSMGFRGREEDLDIYGPKGLEKIKTVISNYGFFQINFNINIHEIDEGIVVETDEYIIKSIIAEHNIPNIAYSIYEKKKPRFLREKAIELGVPVGPAFGKLHSGQEVEVDGKIIKPEQVLGPPRAGKKVTYSGDTRPCEKLIELAKDSDVLIHEATYEDADKDKAIENCHSTSKEAAEIAKEANVKLLVLTHISTRYTSDLNIKNEAKEIFENTIVANDFTEINIGKDKTSINFKNILTVNND; encoded by the coding sequence ATGGAAATTACATTTTTAGGAACCTCATCTGCAGTGCCTTCAAAATATAGAAACCATGCAGGAATAATCTTGAAATACTTTAAGGATACACTGCTCTTTGATTGTGGGGAAGGAACACAAAGACAATTGACTTATGCTAAGATAAGCCCTATGAAAATAGACAAGATATTCATCAGCCACTTTCATGGAGACCATATCCTAGGTTTGGCAGGACTTATTCAATCCATGGGATTTAGAGGTAGAGAGGAAGACTTGGATATCTATGGACCTAAAGGACTGGAAAAGATAAAAACTGTGATTTCCAACTATGGATTTTTCCAAATAAATTTCAATATAAACATTCATGAAATCGATGAAGGAATAGTTGTGGAAACTGATGAATACATCATCAAGTCAATAATTGCAGAGCATAACATTCCAAATATCGCTTATTCAATTTATGAAAAGAAAAAGCCTCGCTTCTTAAGGGAAAAGGCAATTGAGCTTGGAGTTCCAGTAGGCCCTGCCTTTGGAAAGCTTCACAGTGGCCAAGAGGTTGAAGTGGATGGAAAGATAATCAAGCCTGAACAGGTATTAGGACCTCCAAGAGCTGGAAAGAAAGTCACTTACTCTGGAGATACAAGGCCTTGTGAAAAACTGATTGAACTTGCTAAAGACAGCGACGTTCTTATTCATGAAGCAACTTACGAGGATGCGGACAAAGACAAGGCAATTGAAAATTGCCATTCCACTTCAAAGGAAGCTGCAGAAATAGCTAAAGAGGCAAATGTCAAATTATTGGTCTTGACTCACATAAGCACAAGGTATACAAGTGATTTGAATATAAAGAATGAAGCTAAGGAAATATTTGAAAATACCATTGTGGCAAATGACTTTACTGAAATTAACATTGGAAAAGACAAGACTTCCATAAATTTCAAGAACATATTAACCGTAAACAATGATTAA
- a CDS encoding carbon-nitrogen hydrolase family protein, with amino-acid sequence MKTIKIALCQMNVVDNKEKNIKKAIQMIKESKKQGAYLAVLPEMFNCPYENEKFIEYAEILESSNTLKEIAKIAKEENIHVLAGSIPELERDDGKDTESIYNTAVFFDNTGKSLGKHRKMHLFDIDVKGEIYFKESDTLSSGNDFTIIETELASFGIGICYDIRFVELSRIMALNGAEILIFPGAFNLTTGPAHWELLFRSRALDNQVYAIGVAPALDKDASYNSYGHSIAVNPWGEVIEELDYNEELKIVEIDLGEIKRIREEIPVLKNRRTDLYEINEK; translated from the coding sequence ATGAAAACAATTAAAATAGCTCTTTGTCAAATGAATGTTGTGGACAATAAGGAAAAGAATATCAAAAAGGCCATTCAAATGATAAAGGAATCAAAAAAGCAAGGAGCATATTTAGCTGTTCTTCCTGAAATGTTTAACTGCCCATATGAAAATGAGAAATTCATAGAATATGCTGAAATATTGGAAAGCAGCAATACTTTAAAGGAAATAGCTAAAATTGCAAAAGAAGAGAACATTCATGTTTTGGCAGGATCCATACCTGAACTTGAAAGAGATGATGGGAAAGACACTGAATCAATATATAATACTGCAGTTTTCTTCGACAATACTGGAAAATCATTAGGAAAGCATAGGAAAATGCATCTCTTTGACATAGATGTTAAGGGGGAAATCTATTTTAAGGAATCAGATACCTTAAGTTCAGGAAATGATTTCACAATAATCGAAACAGAGTTGGCAAGCTTTGGAATTGGAATCTGCTATGACATAAGATTTGTGGAGCTTTCAAGAATCATGGCATTGAATGGAGCAGAAATATTAATTTTCCCTGGAGCTTTCAATTTGACTACAGGCCCTGCACACTGGGAACTCCTATTTAGATCAAGGGCATTGGACAATCAAGTTTATGCAATTGGAGTTGCACCAGCATTAGATAAGGATGCAAGTTATAATTCTTATGGTCATTCAATAGCTGTTAATCCATGGGGAGAAGTTATTGAGGAATTGGATTACAATGAAGAATTAAAAATCGTTGAAATCGATTTGGGTGAAATAAAAAGAATTAGAGAAGAGATTCCTGTTTTAAAGAATAGAAGAACAGATTTATATGAAATAAATGAAAAATAG
- the nadA gene encoding quinolinate synthase NadA produces MNELQKEIIQLKEEKNAIILAHNYQPKEIQEIADFLGDSLELCNKAAEVEDRDIIVFCGVDFMAETAYMLNPDKNVLIPDIDAECPMAHMLTGEQVREAKAKYPNAAVCLYVNSLGEAKAESDILCTSGNVKKVVASLEEDTILFGPDTNLGEFVQPFTDKKIIPIPGDGHCYVHKLFHKEDIEDARKKYPGVDILIHPESNKEVQEMADYVLSTGGMLAHVRDSQDKEFVIGTEVDMITRLKSECPDKTYYPLLEGAICKTMKLHTLEKVRDCLINEEPKIIVPDEIAEKSINAVERMLEASK; encoded by the coding sequence ATGAATGAATTACAGAAAGAAATTATTCAATTGAAAGAAGAGAAGAATGCGATTATACTCGCACATAACTACCAACCAAAAGAAATTCAGGAAATAGCTGATTTCCTTGGAGACTCTTTAGAATTATGTAATAAAGCTGCAGAAGTGGAAGATAGGGACATCATTGTATTCTGCGGAGTAGACTTTATGGCAGAAACTGCATATATGCTAAACCCTGATAAAAATGTTTTAATCCCAGATATTGATGCAGAATGCCCTATGGCACATATGCTTACTGGAGAGCAAGTCAGAGAAGCAAAAGCAAAATATCCTAATGCTGCAGTCTGCTTATATGTAAACAGCCTTGGTGAAGCAAAAGCGGAATCCGACATTCTCTGTACTTCTGGAAATGTAAAAAAGGTTGTAGCAAGCTTAGAAGAAGACACAATTCTCTTTGGACCAGATACCAATCTTGGAGAATTCGTTCAGCCATTCACTGACAAAAAGATCATTCCTATTCCAGGTGACGGACACTGTTATGTTCACAAGCTATTCCACAAAGAGGACATTGAAGATGCAAGGAAAAAATATCCTGGTGTAGACATCTTAATTCACCCTGAATCCAACAAAGAGGTTCAGGAAATGGCAGATTATGTCTTAAGTACTGGTGGAATGCTTGCACATGTAAGGGACAGCCAGGATAAGGAATTTGTCATTGGAACCGAAGTTGACATGATTACAAGACTTAAATCAGAGTGTCCAGACAAAACCTACTACCCATTGCTTGAAGGAGCTATTTGCAAAACCATGAAACTCCACACATTGGAAAAAGTAAGGGACTGCTTAATCAATGAAGAACCTAAAATCATTGTCCCTGATGAAATAGCTGAAAAATCAATCAATGCTGTAGAAAGAATGCTTGAAGCATCTAAATAA
- a CDS encoding GNAT family N-acetyltransferase, whose amino-acid sequence MEITYKDIHDFTEEDLKDLFLSVDWSSGHFPDKLVIAMKNFETVCSAWDGEKLVGMVCAMDDGIMTAYVHYVLIRPDYQGMGIGKEMMKRVTDKYKDYLRIVVVSYNDEIEFYEHCGFEKADDASPMFITDLWT is encoded by the coding sequence ATGGAAATAACTTACAAAGATATTCATGATTTTACAGAAGAAGATTTAAAAGACCTGTTCCTATCAGTTGACTGGTCTTCAGGCCATTTCCCAGACAAACTTGTAATTGCCATGAAAAACTTCGAAACAGTATGTTCTGCATGGGATGGAGAAAAGCTAGTTGGTATGGTTTGTGCAATGGATGATGGGATAATGACAGCTTATGTCCATTATGTTCTTATCAGACCGGATTATCAAGGAATGGGAATTGGAAAGGAAATGATGAAAAGAGTGACTGATAAGTATAAGGACTATTTGCGTATTGTAGTTGTTTCCTACAATGATGAGATTGAGTTCTATGAGCATTGTGGATTTGAAAAGGCGGATGATGCAAGTCCAATGTTCATTACAGATTTATGGACATAG
- a CDS encoding mechanosensitive ion channel family protein, with product MDFTSQILDVMFHLFNLRNIIYILLIIIGGLIFIRIGDKMLTKLEQKFDLNLTAHYLFKDIVKYTVIIVAIAWILHVLGINLESIIISLGVVGIVIGFASQDIVSNFISGIFVISDKRIKVGEVIEVNGFKGTIKKVGFRNTTMINQDNYEITIPNSVLSKNIYKMYKPTEDHRLRIIATLPHGMNIPEFKQELDKIMYEYDWVVNDKTSIFSKDYTEWGPKVEVSYWITDYKYIDCGKVTILENINRLIDEYKNKKNQDKV from the coding sequence ATGGATTTCACATCTCAAATATTGGACGTTATGTTTCATCTTTTTAATTTAAGGAATATCATATACATTTTGCTGATTATAATAGGTGGGCTCATCTTCATCAGAATAGGAGATAAAATGCTCACTAAGCTAGAGCAAAAATTCGATTTGAATCTCACTGCCCATTATCTATTTAAGGACATAGTGAAATACACAGTGATTATTGTAGCCATTGCATGGATATTGCATGTTCTTGGAATCAATTTAGAAAGCATCATAATCAGTTTAGGTGTTGTAGGTATTGTAATAGGTTTTGCATCACAAGACATTGTCTCCAACTTCATTTCAGGAATCTTTGTAATCAGTGATAAAAGAATCAAAGTTGGAGAGGTCATTGAAGTCAATGGATTTAAGGGAACAATAAAGAAAGTCGGATTCAGAAATACGACTATGATAAATCAGGACAACTACGAAATAACAATCCCTAACTCTGTTTTATCAAAAAATATCTATAAGATGTATAAGCCAACTGAAGACCATAGGCTAAGAATCATTGCAACCTTGCCTCATGGAATGAATATTCCAGAATTCAAACAAGAGCTTGATAAGATCATGTATGAATACGATTGGGTAGTGAATGATAAAACTTCAATATTTTCAAAGGATTACACTGAATGGGGCCCTAAAGTTGAGGTAAGCTATTGGATAACAGACTATAAGTACATTGACTGCGGTAAAGTCACAATCTTGGAAAATATCAATAGATTGATTGATGAATATAAGAACAAGAAAAATCAAGATAAAGTATAA
- the nadC gene encoding carboxylating nicotinate-nucleotide diphosphorylase, producing MDEIIKYMLSEDEGFGDITSNALIPENKIFYAKLITKDDGILAGIEIIKEMFLEYGIEIISSKKDGDEIAKGDILLEIEGNARKILLLERTALNLLMRMSGVATITNRIVNKVHDVNPKIRVAGTRKTAPALQKYDKLAIAIGGGDSHRNALDDMILIKDNHIAVVGSVKKALELAKENNSFSKKIEIEVESTEDAIIACENGADIVMFDNMTPQEVQDTLNALEEKDLRKDVLIEISGGITEDNILDYAPLDVDIISLGSITHQASSLNFSLDMD from the coding sequence ATGGATGAAATTATAAAGTACATGCTTAGTGAGGATGAAGGTTTTGGAGATATCACTTCAAACGCATTAATTCCAGAAAATAAGATATTTTATGCTAAATTGATCACTAAAGATGATGGAATCCTTGCAGGAATTGAAATCATAAAGGAAATGTTTTTAGAGTATGGCATTGAAATCATATCCTCTAAAAAGGATGGGGATGAGATTGCTAAAGGGGATATCCTTTTAGAGATTGAAGGTAATGCCCGCAAGATTCTTCTTTTAGAGCGCACTGCACTTAATTTGCTTATGAGAATGTCTGGTGTTGCTACCATAACAAATAGGATAGTCAATAAGGTTCATGATGTGAACCCTAAAATAAGGGTTGCAGGAACCCGTAAGACTGCTCCTGCACTTCAGAAGTATGATAAGTTAGCTATTGCAATTGGTGGGGGAGACAGTCATAGGAATGCATTGGATGACATGATATTGATTAAGGACAATCATATTGCTGTTGTCGGTTCAGTCAAAAAGGCTCTTGAATTGGCTAAAGAGAACAATAGCTTTTCCAAAAAGATTGAAATTGAAGTTGAATCAACTGAAGATGCAATCATTGCCTGTGAAAACGGTGCAGACATTGTCATGTTTGATAACATGACTCCTCAGGAAGTTCAAGACACTCTAAATGCATTGGAAGAAAAGGATTTGAGAAAAGATGTCTTGATTGAGATTTCCGGCGGAATCACTGAAGACAACATATTGGATTATGCACCATTGGATGTGGACATTATCTCTTTAGGTTCAATAACCCATCAGGCAAGCAGCTTGAACTTTAGTTTGGACATGGATTAA
- a CDS encoding ZPR1 zinc finger domain-containing protein — translation MNTDDVTTGKSAEMKMDCPVCGGKGTATYTTQTHELAYFGEVVESTIQCERCGFRHNDVLATEQKDPAKHSLIITKKSLDSRVVRSQSATVSLPEVGIKVEPGPKSEGYISNVEGVIVRFIEATERALNMFTDETSQQNGKMVIENLHKILEGELETLLLIEDPFGQSKIMDVRAKTEPLTDEELKNLKTGYTVID, via the coding sequence ATGAACACAGATGATGTTACAACTGGAAAAAGTGCAGAAATGAAGATGGATTGTCCAGTATGTGGAGGAAAAGGAACTGCAACTTACACTACTCAAACTCATGAACTTGCTTATTTTGGAGAGGTTGTTGAATCAACAATACAATGTGAAAGATGTGGGTTCAGACATAATGACGTTTTGGCAACTGAACAGAAAGACCCTGCCAAACATAGTTTGATAATTACCAAAAAATCTTTGGACTCAAGGGTGGTCAGATCACAATCAGCTACAGTTTCACTTCCTGAAGTTGGAATCAAAGTTGAACCAGGCCCAAAGTCTGAAGGGTACATCTCAAATGTTGAAGGTGTTATTGTAAGATTCATTGAAGCAACTGAAAGGGCATTGAATATGTTTACTGATGAGACATCTCAACAAAATGGAAAAATGGTTATTGAAAACCTGCACAAGATTTTAGAGGGTGAACTTGAAACTCTCTTGCTTATCGAAGATCCATTCGGACAAAGCAAAATCATGGATGTTCGTGCAAAGACAGAACCATTAACTGATGAGGAACTTAAAAATCTAAAAACAGGTTATACTGTAATTGATTAG
- a CDS encoding manganese efflux pump MntP family protein, with translation MDFISTLLIAIALAMDAFSVSLTKGFTLKKITKSQVLWFAIFFGGFQALMPVLGWLGGIQLEWLITTFAPWIAFILLLLIGSNMIRESFSNEEEEDSSDKFSFKELTLLAIATSIDAFAVGITYAVLKTDILIPIIMIGVTAFIFTIIGLYLGKKIGNYFGDKFEILGGVILILLGVKILLEGLGILVL, from the coding sequence ATGGATTTTATTTCAACATTACTCATTGCAATTGCACTTGCAATGGATGCATTCAGCGTTTCACTTACAAAAGGATTCACATTAAAGAAAATCACCAAAAGCCAAGTCTTATGGTTTGCAATATTCTTTGGAGGATTTCAAGCTTTAATGCCGGTATTAGGTTGGTTAGGTGGAATTCAACTTGAATGGCTCATAACTACATTCGCTCCTTGGATAGCATTTATCCTGCTTCTTTTGATTGGATCAAACATGATTAGGGAAAGCTTCTCCAATGAAGAAGAAGAGGATTCATCTGATAAGTTTTCATTTAAAGAGTTGACATTGCTTGCAATAGCTACAAGCATAGATGCATTTGCAGTTGGAATAACCTATGCAGTATTGAAAACAGACATCTTGATTCCAATAATCATGATTGGGGTTACAGCATTTATTTTCACAATAATTGGCCTTTATTTAGGTAAAAAAATAGGAAATTACTTCGGAGACAAGTTTGAAATACTTGGTGGAGTAATCTTAATCTTGCTTGGTGTAAAAATCCTCCTTGAAGGATTAGGAATATTGGTTTTATAA
- a CDS encoding MATE family efflux transporter, giving the protein MEMNENVEMITGDPKKAINKLAWPMIASMFLIFLNNIVDSIWVAGLGPAPLAALGYVTPLFMVLVGFGNGIGAGATSLISRYIGAEKRDEANNAAIHSAILSVIVSLILTVFFLLSLESLLKIMGASDVLKYAMDYGIIVFAFTAPILIPPIFGGAFRAEGDVKRATLPIAVVAIINMVLDPIFIYSFGWGVSGAALATGLSPLFAILMMLYWIFIKKDTYLSYNKKDFHNNFKMYKDILVVGIPASLEQLIMAALAVTVNYMLTLVSGSTAVAVYTAGWRIISLGLLPAIGVGTAAITVAGVAYGAKKYENIRTACRYSVKLGLISSIIVCILLFVFANQVAFIFSYSEASSHLEPLIASFIQLMCLFILYVPFGASAGNVFQGLGKGTTSFILTTFREFVLVLIFAYLLGFVFNMGERGIYYGMLLGGFLGSVIAYGYIELYVDRLIKGKVKGSEI; this is encoded by the coding sequence ATGGAAATGAATGAAAATGTTGAAATGATTACAGGAGACCCAAAGAAAGCTATTAATAAGCTTGCATGGCCTATGATAGCAAGTATGTTTTTAATTTTTTTAAATAATATTGTGGATAGTATTTGGGTAGCAGGATTAGGTCCGGCTCCTTTGGCAGCACTTGGATATGTCACTCCATTGTTTATGGTGCTTGTAGGATTTGGAAATGGTATAGGTGCTGGTGCAACCTCTCTCATTTCTCGTTATATTGGTGCTGAAAAAAGAGATGAGGCAAATAATGCCGCTATTCACTCTGCTATTTTAAGTGTAATTGTTTCATTAATTCTTACAGTATTTTTCCTTTTATCTTTAGAATCCTTATTGAAGATAATGGGAGCTAGTGATGTATTGAAATATGCTATGGATTATGGTATAATCGTATTTGCTTTCACTGCCCCTATTTTAATTCCCCCTATTTTTGGAGGAGCATTTAGGGCAGAAGGGGATGTAAAAAGAGCTACTTTGCCTATTGCTGTTGTAGCTATTATCAATATGGTTTTAGATCCAATATTTATTTATTCATTTGGTTGGGGAGTTTCAGGTGCAGCTCTTGCAACAGGATTATCTCCTTTATTTGCTATTCTAATGATGTTATATTGGATTTTCATTAAGAAAGATACCTACTTATCATATAATAAAAAGGATTTCCATAATAATTTTAAAATGTATAAGGACATTTTAGTTGTAGGTATTCCAGCAAGTTTGGAACAATTGATCATGGCAGCTCTTGCTGTTACTGTCAATTATATGCTTACTTTGGTTTCAGGTTCAACTGCTGTAGCCGTTTATACTGCAGGTTGGAGAATCATATCCCTTGGCCTATTGCCCGCTATTGGTGTTGGAACTGCAGCAATCACCGTTGCAGGTGTTGCATATGGTGCGAAGAAGTATGAAAATATTAGAACTGCATGCAGATATTCCGTTAAGCTAGGTCTAATCTCCTCTATTATAGTTTGCATATTGCTCTTTGTATTTGCAAATCAAGTTGCATTCATATTCTCTTATTCAGAGGCAAGCTCACATCTTGAACCGTTGATTGCTTCATTCATTCAATTGATGTGCCTTTTCATATTGTATGTCCCATTTGGTGCAAGTGCAGGAAACGTATTCCAAGGGCTTGGAAAAGGAACAACTTCCTTTATTTTAACCACATTCAGGGAATTTGTCCTCGTATTGATATTTGCATACCTTTTAGGATTTGTATTCAATATGGGTGAGCGTGGAATTTATTACGGTATGCTTTTAGGTGGTTTTTTAGGTTCCGTAATAGCTTATGGATACATTGAACTTTATGTGGACAGATTGATTAAGGGAAAAGTTAAAGGAAGCGAGATTTAG
- the nucS gene encoding endonuclease NucS: MKYKILENPNYEETYELIEEGLRKKATILLFACCRVSYEGRALSELDYGERIIMMKPDGCFLIHQDNKVDPVNWQPPKSRPRAYIKDEILFLESHRRSPPERLEVEVRKVHYANYNLIEDYEELERAGYEKDMGDMIWEKPHIIEEGFRPSVREYATEHGFIDILGKDSEGNLMILELKARKAGIAAVKQIRRYLSDFENRENKEIKGKTGEKQKIRGLLVAPSIGDDALELLEEEGIEFVAVEPPRELKKDKKVTLDAFG, from the coding sequence ATGAAATACAAAATTTTAGAAAATCCTAATTATGAAGAGACTTATGAGCTTATTGAGGAAGGCCTTAGGAAAAAGGCGACCATATTGCTTTTTGCATGCTGTAGAGTTAGCTATGAAGGCCGTGCATTAAGTGAACTTGATTATGGTGAAAGAATCATCATGATGAAACCGGATGGATGCTTCTTGATTCATCAGGATAATAAGGTTGATCCAGTTAACTGGCAACCTCCTAAATCAAGACCAAGAGCTTATATCAAAGATGAAATACTCTTTTTGGAAAGCCATAGGCGCAGTCCTCCTGAAAGATTGGAAGTTGAAGTCAGAAAGGTTCATTACGCTAACTATAACCTAATTGAAGATTATGAAGAGCTTGAAAGAGCAGGCTATGAAAAGGATATGGGGGACATGATTTGGGAAAAGCCTCACATAATTGAGGAAGGATTCCGTCCAAGCGTAAGGGAATATGCTACCGAACATGGGTTCATTGACATTCTTGGAAAGGATAGTGAAGGAAACCTTATGATTCTGGAATTGAAAGCACGTAAGGCAGGAATAGCTGCAGTTAAGCAAATCAGAAGATACTTGTCTGACTTTGAAAATAGGGAAAACAAGGAAATCAAAGGAAAAACTGGAGAAAAACAGAAAATCAGAGGTTTGCTTGTAGCACCTTCAATAGGTGACGATGCACTTGAGCTTCTTGAAGAGGAAGGAATCGAATTTGTAGCTGTAGAGCCTCCAAGAGAACTTAAAAAGGATAAAAAGGTTACTTTAGATGCCTTTGGATAG
- a CDS encoding alpha/beta fold hydrolase: MFDVEAIEAEYFYLYEFKFNNGEVLKDAKVEYITFGTPQYDNEGIISNAVIYFHGSSGSCYSARRISEDMGSGEIFDTDKFFFISVSALGCPGSASPSTTGLMNRFPEYDVGDMVNFQKQFIEEKFGITHVKGLIGNSMGGFEVLTWGCIYPDSVDFIISLVSSFKVGGHNYALSKIMNNILESDPDYNDGAYDLPLSDSLKRSLKLSSDAMYCYGLSREEYRNNMTNEEIELAMAEFAEESLEEDPNDLIYMNNSSLDYDLTDQLENITAKVLIIAINQDQYFPPNLDAIPMSKMIKDNKLLIFDSCMGHVGSSELFKVKEDLEEFIKEFRDI, translated from the coding sequence ATGTTTGATGTAGAAGCTATTGAAGCAGAGTATTTTTATTTGTATGAGTTTAAATTCAATAATGGAGAAGTCTTGAAGGATGCAAAAGTTGAATACATCACCTTTGGAACTCCACAATATGATAATGAGGGAATCATTTCAAATGCTGTGATTTACTTTCATGGTTCAAGCGGCAGCTGTTACTCTGCAAGACGTATTTCTGAGGATATGGGAAGTGGAGAGATATTTGATACAGATAAATTCTTCTTTATTTCAGTTAGTGCTCTTGGCTGTCCAGGTTCTGCCAGCCCATCAACAACAGGGCTTATGAATAGGTTTCCTGAATATGATGTGGGGGATATGGTTAATTTCCAAAAGCAATTCATAGAAGAGAAATTTGGAATCACTCATGTGAAAGGGCTAATTGGAAACTCAATGGGTGGTTTTGAAGTCTTGACTTGGGGATGCATTTATCCGGATTCAGTTGATTTTATCATTTCTCTTGTAAGCAGCTTTAAGGTAGGTGGACATAATTATGCCTTAAGCAAGATAATGAACAATATTTTGGAATCAGATCCGGATTATAATGATGGGGCTTATGATTTGCCTCTTTCAGACTCATTGAAGAGAAGCTTAAAGCTTTCATCAGATGCAATGTATTGCTATGGATTGTCAAGAGAGGAATATAGAAACAATATGACAAATGAGGAAATTGAACTTGCTATGGCTGAATTTGCTGAAGAAAGCTTAGAGGAAGATCCTAACGATTTGATTTATATGAATAACTCTTCCTTAGACTATGACTTGACTGACCAGTTGGAAAATATAACTGCTAAAGTATTGATTATAGCAATTAATCAAGATCAATACTTCCCACCAAATCTTGATGCAATTCCAATGAGCAAAATGATTAAGGATAACAAATTGCTTATTTTTGACTCTTGCATGGGTCATGTAGGTTCTAGTGAATTGTTTAAGGTAAAAGAGGATTTGGAAGAGTTCATTAAAGAATTTAGAGACATTTAA
- a CDS encoding amidohydrolase family protein, protein MQKVINSHCHIYPDKIAAKAVKGIRDFYDLHMSLNGTVKDLIEDGNKVGAVHYLIHSVATTPKQVQSINEFISFEVKSHPGLFTGFGTLHPDSEDIEGDLDYIIELGLKGVKVHPDFQQFALNEEKAFKMGEAINERGLPIMIHCGDFRYNYSNPEHLKPFLERFPDLTVIGAHFAGWSIWEKATEELAGTPNLFVDCSSSLYALSPETAKDLIHAYGADKVLWATDFPMWESTSEMEMFNKIDLTEEERNLILYENAAKLLGLK, encoded by the coding sequence ATGCAAAAAGTAATTAATTCTCATTGTCACATTTATCCAGATAAGATTGCAGCAAAGGCTGTAAAGGGGATACGTGATTTTTATGACCTTCATATGTCTTTAAATGGGACTGTAAAGGATTTGATTGAAGATGGAAACAAGGTCGGTGCTGTTCATTATCTTATCCATTCAGTTGCAACAACTCCAAAGCAGGTTCAATCAATCAATGAATTCATCAGCTTTGAGGTTAAATCCCACCCAGGCCTTTTTACAGGTTTTGGAACATTGCATCCTGATAGTGAAGACATTGAAGGTGACTTGGATTACATTATTGAACTTGGCCTTAAAGGGGTTAAAGTTCATCCTGATTTCCAGCAATTTGCCTTAAATGAGGAAAAGGCATTTAAAATGGGAGAAGCAATCAATGAAAGAGGATTGCCGATCATGATTCATTGTGGCGACTTTAGGTATAACTATTCCAATCCGGAGCATCTAAAGCCATTCCTTGAAAGGTTCCCAGATCTCACTGTCATTGGGGCTCATTTTGCAGGATGGAGCATATGGGAAAAGGCAACTGAAGAATTGGCTGGAACTCCTAATCTATTTGTGGATTGCAGTTCAAGCTTATATGCATTGTCTCCTGAAACTGCAAAGGATTTGATTCATGCATATGGTGCAGATAAGGTCTTATGGGCAACTGATTTTCCAATGTGGGAATCAACAAGTGAGATGGAAATGTTCAATAAGATTGATTTAACTGAAGAAGAGCGCAATTTGATTCTTTATGAAAATGCAGCTAAACTTTTAGGTTTAAAATAA